One window of the Lepeophtheirus salmonis chromosome 7, UVic_Lsal_1.4, whole genome shotgun sequence genome contains the following:
- the LOC121122229 gene encoding uncharacterized protein isoform X3 — MRGLPLILALLSSPYFLSVDSQGTTFFQPFVSGFNQFNPFGRQVPPRSQPSFPSNQGNFQTFRFPNGQVVSQNSQFGLLPSPPEFQNSFGQPPQPRPPPPPRPPQANSFQEQPPSFSFSPTPPPQQSPQPSGPLNTPFSGPKTFSVFNNFPEPSEVQEESAPRVIIPTDQVEDSSTISRLKVRPTSFINNGGQPERRFNQPTPPPSQPSFNPTPVSDRFKTRAKVFNRGTSAIEDPPPTQPKTLVPTPPPQRRKRIRVVRPNTSRPTEFIEGNTPPPTLTRVRGRPIVPEDFPGPTSAVREEKRNFVKTVRARRPPPNPPIVEEQPRASGSGGRFLNRFEDTNSKDTDVPTTIRRRFRPTTSARSGGTRRRFRPTSSPISETRDSTTASSAPPPPPPPPSPPTPSPTVGTNKFDPSFLFATKFTPTHNSAPKTLLDSIPLQRSSKIRPPSQPITDDSDESNLITFADILLGRNNNNKPQAEEIIDKDLTLINLQGGSLSKQNFHGFIDTDLIDDSFRKESPHPHLKPIPISFTTKKTPKPYSLLVTPPPYTIIERSTSAPIFVPTVSSNIFPSVTTTKATTLTTTASTTLITTTTTTTTPTTTTSTTTKTTTTTTTATTTTSTTTTTTTTTATTTSTTTTTTTTTTTTTTTSTTTTTTTIVTTTTAVPTKKTISISELDRLQSNLDPWAHIYPATTLSSNSPSSTTTTVRTLINLFNIRTLPPIKTVSTTTFKPRSLEDLFRHRDGEKIQSHTGGRKETTTAHSPVITTKADEKKSPIISPRPTSSLGDRLRDRLKGLSYGSKKGGINTTTARFTTTSTQITTRRTLGGFKPKSKAKKTVGDLLAAIPTDQVGGLLPRKKGSGYSSKHKKYSTKIQADDVSKFLPSDYNPKLVFASPSSTSSTTDAALIADILSSIEIEDLEALIPKNATTSSSRSSSKTFSSSSVTTSKPKEADISEPESTTKRISKVYSSVKFDDVNSFLPPGYSAPSSKTSDTTTTASTTTTEASTTTTKEPVSKIFSSISNDDISSFLPPGFKLEKEESSTTTTISSTTTVSSTTTTKTVDLLGSISNEDISAFLPPGFNLSGGKDEPSSTTKSSTTTESSTTTSTLSPVVVVTSTTTTTTTTKKKPKRPQAPSPPKIVIKSFSDRVRTTTEFAGWPAGPPSTTSKSKHSGSSDQSTTTTTTTTTTTTTTTTTTIPTTTTTAQPTTPGTCGVNCRLAGIVKIKGGYEWSNSLTDPNTYEFQDLAERINRELSEIYRNSLVGDNFDHIEIDAFSKGSIVVDYYVYFKEFEDVVKTNDLKTVLNQQMERSDGKAMLGKFEVDPNSTDFIVLPDEYDSPITADEGGAIPDWAIAIIVLGLGTLLFLMIFGFTMMTGRRRRSSKKKEVPLTEDMLNEMNKNTLAAYDNYGHDEFYNMDDVWNNDKFYYNTQKNKQRPYTNGSSGYNTNTNTISKPNPYQSQLYDSWKTEWNGDFDNFRAASENPGGKDTTEGGGSTYMTKGGRRAASYDDDF, encoded by the exons GAACAACATTTTTCCAACCTTTTGTCTCGGGATTTAATCAATTCAATCCCTTTGGACGTCAAGTCCCACCTCGTTCACAGCCTTCATTCCCATCAAATCAAGGGAACTTTCAAACTTTTCGTTTCCCTAATGGACAAGTAGTGTCACAAAACTCTCAATTTGGGCTCTTACCCTCTCCTCCAGAATTCCAGAATTCCTTTGGACAGCCACCTCAGCCAAGACCACCTCCACCACCGAGACCACCACAGGCAAATTCATTTCAGGAACAACCCCCAAGCTTTTCTTTCTCACCAACTCCACCACCACAGCAATCTCCGCAGCCATCTGGGCCTTTAAACACTCCTTTCAGTGGTCCTAAAACATTCTCGGTGTTTAATAATTTTCCAGAGCCTTCGGAAGTTCAGGAAGAGAGTGCCCCTCGTGTGATTATACCTACTGATCAAGTTGAAGACTCTTCTACCATCAGTCGCCTCAAAGTAAGGCCCACATCCTTCATAAATAATGGCGGTCAACCTGAACGTAGATTTAATCAGCCAACGCCTCCACCTTCTCAACCCAGTTTTAATCCCACTCCTGTGTCAGATAGATTTAAAACACGAGCTAAAGTCTTTAATCGTGGGACTTCGGCCATTGAGGATCCTCCTCCAACTCAACCCAAGACCCTAGTTCCCACACCTCCTCCTCAAAGACGCAAACGTATCCGTGTGGTTCGACCCAATACGAGTCGACCAACGGAGTTCATTGAAGGGAACACTCCTCCTCCAACTCTAACTCGTGTAAGAGGCCGTCCTATCGTTCCTGAAGATTTCCCAGGTCCCACTTCAGCAGTACGAGAAGAGAAACGGAACTTTGTAAAGACCGTAAGAGCAAGAAGACCTCCTCCAAATCCTCCAATTGTCGAGGAACAGCCTAGAGCCTCTGGATCAGGAGGTAGATTTTTGAACAGATTCGAAGATACTAATAGCAAAGACACTGATGTACCAACAACCATTCGAAGACGATTTCGCCCAACGACAAGTGCTCGTAGTGGTGGTACACGACGTCGTTTTAGACCTACTTCATCACCTATCAGTGAAACTCGTGACTCCACAACTGCGTCATCAGCACCTCCACCTCCGCCACCTCCTCCTTCTCCTCCTACTCCCAGTCCAACAGTAGGAACTAACAAGTTTGATCCATCATTCCTTTTTGCTACGAAATTTACACCTACCCATAACAGTGCCCCAAAGACTCTTTTAGATTCTATCCCACTACAGAGGTCATCTAAGATCCGACCACCATCTCAGCCCATTACAGATGATTCTGACGAAAGTAATTTGATCACCTTTGCTGACATTCTCCTAGGCAGGAACAATAATAACAAACCCCAAGCTGAAGAAATCATTGACAAAGATCTTACACTCATCAATTTGCAGGGAGGATCTCTATCCAAGCAAAATTTCCACGGATTTATTGACACAGATCTGATTGACGATAGCTTCAGAAAGGAGTCTCCACATCCCCATTTGAAACCTATTCCCATCTCATTCACAACCAAAAAAACACCTAAACCATATTCTCTCTTGGTAACTCCACCCCCTTATACAATTATTGAGAGATCTACATCAGCTCCTATCTTTGTACCAACAGTGAGCTCAAATATATTTCCCTCTGTGACTACAACGAAAGCAACTACTCTAACCACAACTGCTTCAACAACCCTTATAACAACGACAACGACGACAACAACGCCTACGACCACAACttcaacaactacaaaaaccACCACAACAACTACCACGGCAACAACAACTACTAGTACCACTACCACCACAACCACTACAACAGCTACAACCACAAGTACTACCACTACAACGACTACGACTACGACAACAACGACTACGACATCAACGACtacgacaacaacaacaatagtAACAACCACTACAGCAGTTCCTACTAAAAAGACAATTAGTATAAGTGAATTGGATAGACTGCAGTCAAATCTAGACCCCTGGGCTCATATCTACCCCGCCACAACACTCTCATCCAACTCTCCATCCTCCACAACAACAACAGTCCGGACTTTAATAAACCTGTTTAACATCCGGACTCTTCCGCCCATCAAAACGGTGTCCACAACCACATTTAAGCCTAGATCTTTGGAAGATTTGTTCAGACATAGAGATGGTGAAAAGATTCAATCTCATACGGGGGGAAGAAAAGAAACTACAACAGCCCATAGTCCAGTTATTACGACTAAAGCAGATGAGAAAAAGTCTCCCATCATCTCTCCTCGCCCTACGTCCTCTTTGGGAGATCGTTTGAGAGACAGACTAAAGGGTCTCAGCTATGGATCAAAGAAAGGTGGAATTAATACAACGACTGCAAGGTTTACAACAACTTCTACTCAAATAACTACTCGTCGTACTCTTGGGGGATTTAAACCAAAATCCAAAGCAAAGAAGACAGTGGGAGATCTTTTGGCTGCTATTCCAACTGATCAGGTAGGCGGTCTACTACCTAGAAAGAAGGGTTCTGGATACAGTTCCAagcacaaaaaatattcaacgaAAATTCAAGCAGATGATGTCTCCAAGTTCTTACCCTCTGACTACAATCCAAAACTCGTGTTTGCCTCTCCATCTTCCACATCCTCTACTACTGATGCAGCTCTTATCGCTGATATATTGTCAAGCATTGAAATTGAGGATTTGGAGGCTTTAATTCCGAAAAATGCAACAACTTCAAGCAGTCGCAGCAGTAGTAAAACATTTTCTTCATCTAGTGTGACTACTTCAAAGCCAAAGGAAGCCGACATATCTGAGCCTGAATCAACCACTAAAAGAATATCGaag GTATATTCATCTGTAAAATTCGATGATGTGAATTCATTCCTTCCTCCTGGATATTCTGCTCCCTCTTCTAAAACCTCCGACACAACTACTACGGCGTCCACAACAACAACAGAAGCCTCAACTACAACAACAAAAGAACCTGTTTCGAAAATTTTCTCTAGTATTAGTAATGACGACATTTCTTCCTTCTTACCCCCTGGATTTAAACTGGAGAAAGAGGAATCATCGACAACCACTACTATCAGTTCAACAACAACAGTTTCATCAACGACCACCACAAAGACAGTCGATCTATTGGGAAGCATTAGTAACGAGGACATATCTGCCTTTTTACCACCAGGCTTTAATCTTTCTGGAGGGAAAGATGAACCTTCTTCAACGACTAAGTCTTCTACAACGACTGAGTCTTCTACAACAACATCAACTTTGAGCCCTGTAGTTGTAGTCACAtccacaacaacaacaacaaccacaaCGAAGAAGAAGCCTAAACGACCCCAAGCTCCTTCTCCCCCGAAGATCGTCATCAAATCATTCTCAGATAg AGTTAGAACTACCACAGAGTTTGCTGGATGGCCTGCAGGACCACCTTCAACGACATCAAAATCCAAACATTCTGGATCATCTGATCAGAGCACGACGACAACTACCACTACGACAACTACCACCACGACAACGACTACAACAACCATCCCTACAACTACTACCACGGCTCAACCTACAACGCCAGGCACATGCGGAGTTAATTGTCGATTAGCTGGTATTGTTAAAATCAAGGGTGGCTATGAATGGTCCAATAGTTTGACTGATCCAAATACTTATGAGTTTCAAGATTTAGCCGAAAGAATCAATCGTGAA TTAAGTGAGATTTACAGAAACTCTCTAGTGGGAGACAACTTTGATCATATTGAAATTGACGCCTTTAGTAAAGGATCCATTGTTGTGGACTATTACGTATACTTCAAAGAGTTTGAAGATGTTGTTAAgacaaatgatttaaaaacagTACTAAATCAACAAATGGAGCGATCAGATGGAAAAGCCATGCTTGGAAAATTTGAAGTGGATCCTAATTCAACAGACTTTATTG TTTTACCTGATGAATACGATTCTCCAATAACAGCTGATGAGGGAGGAGCCATTCCAGATTGGGCTATTGCCATCATTGTCCTCGGCTTAGGAACACTTTTATTCCTAATGATATTCGGTTTCACAAtg ATGACAGGTCGCCGACGACGgtcttccaaaaagaaagaagtcCCTCTTACAGAAGACATGCTGAATGAAATGAATAAGAATACCTTGGCCGCATATGATAATTACGGTCATGACGAGTTCTACAACATGGACGATGTTTGGAATAATGacaagttttattataacaCGCAAAAGAATAAA cagCGGCCTTATACGAATGGTAGCAGTGGGTATAATACGAACACAAATACGATTTCCAAGCCCAATCCTTACCAGAGTCAATTGTACGACTCTTGGAAAACTGAATGGAATGgagattttgacaattttcgtGCAGCATCTGAAAACCCTGGAGGGAAGGATACGACTGAGGGAGGAGGCTCTACCTATATGACAAAGGGTGGAAGACGTGCTGCGTCGTATGACGATGACTTTTAA
- the LOC121122229 gene encoding uncharacterized protein isoform X1, producing the protein MLLYKYLVIWTLFLPLSIQEDDEDALLTSESPEGRTILLKNGTTFFQPFVSGFNQFNPFGRQVPPRSQPSFPSNQGNFQTFRFPNGQVVSQNSQFGLLPSPPEFQNSFGQPPQPRPPPPPRPPQANSFQEQPPSFSFSPTPPPQQSPQPSGPLNTPFSGPKTFSVFNNFPEPSEVQEESAPRVIIPTDQVEDSSTISRLKVRPTSFINNGGQPERRFNQPTPPPSQPSFNPTPVSDRFKTRAKVFNRGTSAIEDPPPTQPKTLVPTPPPQRRKRIRVVRPNTSRPTEFIEGNTPPPTLTRVRGRPIVPEDFPGPTSAVREEKRNFVKTVRARRPPPNPPIVEEQPRASGSGGRFLNRFEDTNSKDTDVPTTIRRRFRPTTSARSGGTRRRFRPTSSPISETRDSTTASSAPPPPPPPPSPPTPSPTVGTNKFDPSFLFATKFTPTHNSAPKTLLDSIPLQRSSKIRPPSQPITDDSDESNLITFADILLGRNNNNKPQAEEIIDKDLTLINLQGGSLSKQNFHGFIDTDLIDDSFRKESPHPHLKPIPISFTTKKTPKPYSLLVTPPPYTIIERSTSAPIFVPTVSSNIFPSVTTTKATTLTTTASTTLITTTTTTTTPTTTTSTTTKTTTTTTTATTTTSTTTTTTTTTATTTSTTTTTTTTTTTTTTTSTTTTTTTIVTTTTAVPTKKTISISELDRLQSNLDPWAHIYPATTLSSNSPSSTTTTVRTLINLFNIRTLPPIKTVSTTTFKPRSLEDLFRHRDGEKIQSHTGGRKETTTAHSPVITTKADEKKSPIISPRPTSSLGDRLRDRLKGLSYGSKKGGINTTTARFTTTSTQITTRRTLGGFKPKSKAKKTVGDLLAAIPTDQVGGLLPRKKGSGYSSKHKKYSTKIQADDVSKFLPSDYNPKLVFASPSSTSSTTDAALIADILSSIEIEDLEALIPKNATTSSSRSSSKTFSSSSVTTSKPKEADISEPESTTKRISKVYSSVKFDDVNSFLPPGYSAPSSKTSDTTTTASTTTTEASTTTTKEPVSKIFSSISNDDISSFLPPGFKLEKEESSTTTTISSTTTVSSTTTTKTVDLLGSISNEDISAFLPPGFNLSGGKDEPSSTTKSSTTTESSTTTSTLSPVVVVTSTTTTTTTTKKKPKRPQAPSPPKIVIKSFSDRVRTTTEFAGWPAGPPSTTSKSKHSGSSDQSTTTTTTTTTTTTTTTTTTIPTTTTTAQPTTPGTCGVNCRLAGIVKIKGGYEWSNSLTDPNTYEFQDLAERINRELSEIYRNSLVGDNFDHIEIDAFSKGSIVVDYYVYFKEFEDVVKTNDLKTVLNQQMERSDGKAMLGKFEVDPNSTDFIVLPDEYDSPITADEGGAIPDWAIAIIVLGLGTLLFLMIFGFTMMTGRRRRSSKKKEVPLTEDMLNEMNKNTLAAYDNYGHDEFYNMDDVWNNDKFYYNTQKNKQRPYTNGSSGYNTNTNTISKPNPYQSQLYDSWKTEWNGDFDNFRAASENPGGKDTTEGGGSTYMTKGGRRAASYDDDF; encoded by the exons GAACAACATTTTTCCAACCTTTTGTCTCGGGATTTAATCAATTCAATCCCTTTGGACGTCAAGTCCCACCTCGTTCACAGCCTTCATTCCCATCAAATCAAGGGAACTTTCAAACTTTTCGTTTCCCTAATGGACAAGTAGTGTCACAAAACTCTCAATTTGGGCTCTTACCCTCTCCTCCAGAATTCCAGAATTCCTTTGGACAGCCACCTCAGCCAAGACCACCTCCACCACCGAGACCACCACAGGCAAATTCATTTCAGGAACAACCCCCAAGCTTTTCTTTCTCACCAACTCCACCACCACAGCAATCTCCGCAGCCATCTGGGCCTTTAAACACTCCTTTCAGTGGTCCTAAAACATTCTCGGTGTTTAATAATTTTCCAGAGCCTTCGGAAGTTCAGGAAGAGAGTGCCCCTCGTGTGATTATACCTACTGATCAAGTTGAAGACTCTTCTACCATCAGTCGCCTCAAAGTAAGGCCCACATCCTTCATAAATAATGGCGGTCAACCTGAACGTAGATTTAATCAGCCAACGCCTCCACCTTCTCAACCCAGTTTTAATCCCACTCCTGTGTCAGATAGATTTAAAACACGAGCTAAAGTCTTTAATCGTGGGACTTCGGCCATTGAGGATCCTCCTCCAACTCAACCCAAGACCCTAGTTCCCACACCTCCTCCTCAAAGACGCAAACGTATCCGTGTGGTTCGACCCAATACGAGTCGACCAACGGAGTTCATTGAAGGGAACACTCCTCCTCCAACTCTAACTCGTGTAAGAGGCCGTCCTATCGTTCCTGAAGATTTCCCAGGTCCCACTTCAGCAGTACGAGAAGAGAAACGGAACTTTGTAAAGACCGTAAGAGCAAGAAGACCTCCTCCAAATCCTCCAATTGTCGAGGAACAGCCTAGAGCCTCTGGATCAGGAGGTAGATTTTTGAACAGATTCGAAGATACTAATAGCAAAGACACTGATGTACCAACAACCATTCGAAGACGATTTCGCCCAACGACAAGTGCTCGTAGTGGTGGTACACGACGTCGTTTTAGACCTACTTCATCACCTATCAGTGAAACTCGTGACTCCACAACTGCGTCATCAGCACCTCCACCTCCGCCACCTCCTCCTTCTCCTCCTACTCCCAGTCCAACAGTAGGAACTAACAAGTTTGATCCATCATTCCTTTTTGCTACGAAATTTACACCTACCCATAACAGTGCCCCAAAGACTCTTTTAGATTCTATCCCACTACAGAGGTCATCTAAGATCCGACCACCATCTCAGCCCATTACAGATGATTCTGACGAAAGTAATTTGATCACCTTTGCTGACATTCTCCTAGGCAGGAACAATAATAACAAACCCCAAGCTGAAGAAATCATTGACAAAGATCTTACACTCATCAATTTGCAGGGAGGATCTCTATCCAAGCAAAATTTCCACGGATTTATTGACACAGATCTGATTGACGATAGCTTCAGAAAGGAGTCTCCACATCCCCATTTGAAACCTATTCCCATCTCATTCACAACCAAAAAAACACCTAAACCATATTCTCTCTTGGTAACTCCACCCCCTTATACAATTATTGAGAGATCTACATCAGCTCCTATCTTTGTACCAACAGTGAGCTCAAATATATTTCCCTCTGTGACTACAACGAAAGCAACTACTCTAACCACAACTGCTTCAACAACCCTTATAACAACGACAACGACGACAACAACGCCTACGACCACAACttcaacaactacaaaaaccACCACAACAACTACCACGGCAACAACAACTACTAGTACCACTACCACCACAACCACTACAACAGCTACAACCACAAGTACTACCACTACAACGACTACGACTACGACAACAACGACTACGACATCAACGACtacgacaacaacaacaatagtAACAACCACTACAGCAGTTCCTACTAAAAAGACAATTAGTATAAGTGAATTGGATAGACTGCAGTCAAATCTAGACCCCTGGGCTCATATCTACCCCGCCACAACACTCTCATCCAACTCTCCATCCTCCACAACAACAACAGTCCGGACTTTAATAAACCTGTTTAACATCCGGACTCTTCCGCCCATCAAAACGGTGTCCACAACCACATTTAAGCCTAGATCTTTGGAAGATTTGTTCAGACATAGAGATGGTGAAAAGATTCAATCTCATACGGGGGGAAGAAAAGAAACTACAACAGCCCATAGTCCAGTTATTACGACTAAAGCAGATGAGAAAAAGTCTCCCATCATCTCTCCTCGCCCTACGTCCTCTTTGGGAGATCGTTTGAGAGACAGACTAAAGGGTCTCAGCTATGGATCAAAGAAAGGTGGAATTAATACAACGACTGCAAGGTTTACAACAACTTCTACTCAAATAACTACTCGTCGTACTCTTGGGGGATTTAAACCAAAATCCAAAGCAAAGAAGACAGTGGGAGATCTTTTGGCTGCTATTCCAACTGATCAGGTAGGCGGTCTACTACCTAGAAAGAAGGGTTCTGGATACAGTTCCAagcacaaaaaatattcaacgaAAATTCAAGCAGATGATGTCTCCAAGTTCTTACCCTCTGACTACAATCCAAAACTCGTGTTTGCCTCTCCATCTTCCACATCCTCTACTACTGATGCAGCTCTTATCGCTGATATATTGTCAAGCATTGAAATTGAGGATTTGGAGGCTTTAATTCCGAAAAATGCAACAACTTCAAGCAGTCGCAGCAGTAGTAAAACATTTTCTTCATCTAGTGTGACTACTTCAAAGCCAAAGGAAGCCGACATATCTGAGCCTGAATCAACCACTAAAAGAATATCGaag GTATATTCATCTGTAAAATTCGATGATGTGAATTCATTCCTTCCTCCTGGATATTCTGCTCCCTCTTCTAAAACCTCCGACACAACTACTACGGCGTCCACAACAACAACAGAAGCCTCAACTACAACAACAAAAGAACCTGTTTCGAAAATTTTCTCTAGTATTAGTAATGACGACATTTCTTCCTTCTTACCCCCTGGATTTAAACTGGAGAAAGAGGAATCATCGACAACCACTACTATCAGTTCAACAACAACAGTTTCATCAACGACCACCACAAAGACAGTCGATCTATTGGGAAGCATTAGTAACGAGGACATATCTGCCTTTTTACCACCAGGCTTTAATCTTTCTGGAGGGAAAGATGAACCTTCTTCAACGACTAAGTCTTCTACAACGACTGAGTCTTCTACAACAACATCAACTTTGAGCCCTGTAGTTGTAGTCACAtccacaacaacaacaacaaccacaaCGAAGAAGAAGCCTAAACGACCCCAAGCTCCTTCTCCCCCGAAGATCGTCATCAAATCATTCTCAGATAg AGTTAGAACTACCACAGAGTTTGCTGGATGGCCTGCAGGACCACCTTCAACGACATCAAAATCCAAACATTCTGGATCATCTGATCAGAGCACGACGACAACTACCACTACGACAACTACCACCACGACAACGACTACAACAACCATCCCTACAACTACTACCACGGCTCAACCTACAACGCCAGGCACATGCGGAGTTAATTGTCGATTAGCTGGTATTGTTAAAATCAAGGGTGGCTATGAATGGTCCAATAGTTTGACTGATCCAAATACTTATGAGTTTCAAGATTTAGCCGAAAGAATCAATCGTGAA TTAAGTGAGATTTACAGAAACTCTCTAGTGGGAGACAACTTTGATCATATTGAAATTGACGCCTTTAGTAAAGGATCCATTGTTGTGGACTATTACGTATACTTCAAAGAGTTTGAAGATGTTGTTAAgacaaatgatttaaaaacagTACTAAATCAACAAATGGAGCGATCAGATGGAAAAGCCATGCTTGGAAAATTTGAAGTGGATCCTAATTCAACAGACTTTATTG TTTTACCTGATGAATACGATTCTCCAATAACAGCTGATGAGGGAGGAGCCATTCCAGATTGGGCTATTGCCATCATTGTCCTCGGCTTAGGAACACTTTTATTCCTAATGATATTCGGTTTCACAAtg ATGACAGGTCGCCGACGACGgtcttccaaaaagaaagaagtcCCTCTTACAGAAGACATGCTGAATGAAATGAATAAGAATACCTTGGCCGCATATGATAATTACGGTCATGACGAGTTCTACAACATGGACGATGTTTGGAATAATGacaagttttattataacaCGCAAAAGAATAAA cagCGGCCTTATACGAATGGTAGCAGTGGGTATAATACGAACACAAATACGATTTCCAAGCCCAATCCTTACCAGAGTCAATTGTACGACTCTTGGAAAACTGAATGGAATGgagattttgacaattttcgtGCAGCATCTGAAAACCCTGGAGGGAAGGATACGACTGAGGGAGGAGGCTCTACCTATATGACAAAGGGTGGAAGACGTGCTGCGTCGTATGACGATGACTTTTAA